From the genome of Candidatus Zixiibacteriota bacterium:
GTCGGTTTCGACAGGGTTGCTGAAGCGCTGTTGGATGATATTCAGGAGATTTCTGATCCGGCCGAGCTTTGTCGATATGTCACGTATGACGTGAGCGGCGCGTTGAACCGCGAAAAACCGGGCATCCTTCAGGATATTCGCGATGAGTTGACGCGTCTCAAGCAGAGTTCGGATTCGCTGTCGGTGCTGTGGCGAAACTTCTTCATGGCGAACCGAAGCGCCCACGCCATCGTCCAGCAGGCGGTTCTGAGTCGGGCGTTTGTGCACATCTACTGCCCGTTCTCCGGCGACCTGGATTTCCTGCGGCTACAGATGCGGATTCGGCCCGCGGACGCCGCGCATCATCGCTACTACCGCGAGATCTATCGCCGGAAATTTCCAAAGTTCGGCAAAATCCTCTATGGCGACAGCCTGATGCCGCTCCATGTGGCACCTCTGCGTCACCGGATCTCGCGCATGATCATTGAAGAAGGGTACACCATTCCGGGCCTGACCGCCAACGCCAATGGGCGGGAGCGGGATGCCAATAGCTGGGGGCGGTGGCTGCGCCAGAGCGAGCGGCTTCGGCTGACCACGCTGCAACTGCTTCGCGACGGCGGCATGATCGACGAGCAGCGAGCCGCCACAACTCTGCACGAAGTCTGCAACGGCTCACGCCGATGGTTTGGCAAACTGTTCCATCTGGCGAGTATCGCCCGATGGATGTCGCTTTCAGGAAATAATTCCGGCTATTGACGTTGCTGGTCGCTGGTCGTGTCCGAACGGGGGGAATCGGTATCGGGATCCCGTTCCAGCACAGAGCCATCACCGCGGTGCAGGCCGTTGATCGCTTGTTCGTAGAGATACCCGAACAACCGGCGGTTGTCGTACTCTCTCAGCACCACCCGGCCGGGGTTGCCGGCAACAAGACAGCCGTCGGGTACAGATCGCGACAGAATACAGCCGGGGGCGATAGTGACGCCATTCCCGATCTGGATAGGTCCCGAAATAACCGCACCGGTTCCTATCCAGACGTTATCGCCGATAGTCGGCAGGCCAACCGCTCCCTCGGTCTGACCTATCCCGATTGTCACGTTGTGGGTCAGACTGCAGTTGGCACCGATCGTGGTCGGTCCGATATAAATGGTGCCGATATGACCTATGTAGAGACCCGGACCGAAGCTGCCATCCTCAAGGCTCATGTGGTAGAACATCTTCATCCAGCAACTCAATACCAGATGGATCAACTTGAACGGAAGCCCCAGGAATCTGTTCGCTTTGTAGACGCGGCCAGCCCAGGCGCCGAAGCGGTAAGCCATGACGCAGTGAAAGCCGTAATTGAATACCCACGTGAACAGCCGTCGCAGCATCGACGGACTCTCTGTCCCATGAGTTATGCGGTAATATTTCCGTCGGTCGGTCTTGAAATACTTGACGTTCGCCATTACCGTTTGTGTCCGTTGC
Proteins encoded in this window:
- a CDS encoding serine acetyltransferase; translation: MANVKYFKTDRRKYYRITHGTESPSMLRRLFTWVFNYGFHCVMAYRFGAWAGRVYKANRFLGLPFKLIHLVLSCWMKMFYHMSLEDGSFGPGLYIGHIGTIYIGPTTIGANCSLTHNVTIGIGQTEGAVGLPTIGDNVWIGTGAVISGPIQIGNGVTIAPGCILSRSVPDGCLVAGNPGRVVLREYDNRRLFGYLYEQAINGLHRGDGSVLERDPDTDSPRSDTTSDQQRQ